A window of the Nitrosopumilus ureiphilus genome harbors these coding sequences:
- a CDS encoding Lrp/AsnC family transcriptional regulator, which produces MKLLFELTKDGSISVPTLSKKLGINASVLYSRIKRLMKKKLIKKFTVEIDDSLLGIGVKASVGINRDPKHKDEIHKTFMGIPEVVSISEVTGRFDIIIQVYAKDLEALHTIVIEKIGKVPGIQNSETFVELQKTDKDPVYLTQTI; this is translated from the coding sequence ATGAAATTACTTTTTGAATTGACCAAGGATGGTTCAATTTCGGTTCCTACTCTATCTAAAAAACTTGGAATTAATGCATCAGTGCTATATAGCCGAATCAAGAGATTGATGAAGAAAAAACTAATCAAAAAATTCACGGTCGAAATTGATGACTCTCTTTTGGGAATCGGTGTCAAGGCCTCAGTTGGAATCAACAGAGACCCAAAACACAAGGATGAAATTCACAAAACATTCATGGGCATCCCAGAAGTTGTCTCTATCTCAGAAGTTACCGGTAGATTTGATATAATCATCCAGGTTTATGCAAAAGATCTTGAGGCTCTTCATACTATAGTCATCGAGAAGATTGGCAAAGTACCAGGTATTCAAAATTCTGAAACCTTTGTTGAACTACAAAAAACTGACAAGGATCCTGTCTATCTTACTCAAACAATTTAG
- a CDS encoding DUF6659 family protein, with protein MEAKQMSLYDEICKNMCKVIGIRFAVMVNSRGRKVSECKTQVAPLESDEQKMEMLFMETTLDLSMRKEFDNSFGRISAIVSFRENTTMITIPHQEDLILLSVEPGLDTCKIIQAAYRCLAASSTHQDKFLVKIPQVA; from the coding sequence TTGGAAGCAAAGCAAATGTCTCTTTATGATGAAATCTGTAAAAATATGTGTAAAGTAATCGGAATTAGATTCGCAGTAATGGTAAACAGCCGTGGACGGAAGGTGTCTGAGTGTAAAACTCAAGTAGCTCCTTTGGAAAGTGATGAACAAAAAATGGAGATGCTGTTTATGGAGACAACACTTGATTTGTCAATGAGAAAAGAATTTGACAATTCATTTGGAAGAATATCTGCCATTGTCTCATTTAGAGAAAACACTACTATGATTACAATTCCACATCAAGAGGATTTGATTCTGTTGTCAGTAGAACCTGGATTGGATACTTGTAAAATAATTCAGGCTGCATACCGTTGTCTTGCTGCTTCAAGCACTCATCAAGATAAATTTCTGGTTAAAATTCCTCAAGTAGCTTAA
- a CDS encoding acetolactate synthase large subunit has product MKASDLFVKCLENEGVEYIFGIPGEENADFMMSLAESKIKFILTRHEQGAAFMADVYGRLTGKVGVCLATLGPGATNLVTGVANANMDRSRLLAITGQTDSHLLHKESHQNMDAITMFKPITKWNWSIRNPQNIPEIVRRAFKISLEEKPGAVHIELPQDIAKREADIPPIEPQPIFRSEANEKLIKQAAQIILEAKNPIIFLGNGCVRENASQHIRKFVEKTGIIAMNTFMGKGVVSDDSPLHLHTIGIKDADHALLAMKSADVIIAVGVDLVEYSPKNWNLNLDKKIIHIDFTPSEVYTYYRPIVEIISDIEYAVDAILDELEQQKKLHPELDIFPRKEIPELFKKIIREVDERRDSFSDDMSFPIKPEKLVIDVRNALGENDIVLSDVGAHKLWISKIYKTYQPNTCIIPNGFCSMGFAFPGAIAAKIVHPDRNIVAMCGDAGFLMNIQELETAVRLKLGIITVVWCDLDLGMISMKQKNEFGKSVFTRFNNPEFITLAQSFGAVGFVVKTTEAFSKTLEDAKKIKDKPVIIAIDVDYSRNNVLLNDSNYENIESKNKL; this is encoded by the coding sequence TTGAAAGCTTCTGATTTGTTTGTAAAATGCCTTGAAAACGAAGGTGTGGAATACATTTTTGGAATACCTGGTGAAGAGAACGCAGACTTTATGATGTCACTAGCTGAGTCCAAAATTAAGTTCATTTTAACTCGACATGAGCAGGGAGCTGCATTTATGGCAGATGTTTATGGCAGACTAACAGGTAAGGTCGGAGTATGTCTGGCCACTTTAGGCCCAGGTGCAACCAATCTTGTAACAGGGGTTGCAAATGCAAACATGGATAGATCAAGATTACTTGCAATTACTGGGCAGACTGATTCGCATCTATTACACAAAGAATCTCATCAAAACATGGATGCAATAACAATGTTCAAACCAATTACAAAATGGAATTGGTCAATACGTAATCCACAAAACATTCCAGAAATTGTAAGGCGAGCATTCAAAATTTCACTTGAAGAAAAACCAGGAGCTGTACATATTGAATTACCACAAGACATTGCAAAAAGGGAAGCAGATATTCCTCCAATTGAACCTCAACCCATCTTTAGATCAGAGGCAAATGAAAAATTGATAAAACAAGCTGCACAGATAATTCTTGAAGCAAAAAACCCCATAATTTTTCTAGGAAATGGTTGTGTTAGAGAAAATGCAAGTCAACATATCAGAAAATTTGTAGAGAAAACAGGAATTATAGCAATGAATACGTTTATGGGGAAAGGAGTTGTGTCTGATGATTCTCCACTTCATCTGCATACAATTGGCATCAAGGATGCAGACCATGCTTTACTTGCAATGAAATCAGCTGATGTGATAATTGCAGTAGGTGTTGATCTTGTTGAATACAGTCCTAAAAATTGGAATCTAAATTTAGACAAGAAAATTATCCATATTGATTTCACTCCGTCTGAAGTTTATACCTATTACAGGCCAATAGTTGAGATAATTTCAGATATTGAATATGCAGTTGATGCAATATTAGATGAATTAGAACAGCAAAAGAAATTACATCCCGAATTAGATATATTTCCACGAAAAGAAATTCCCGAATTATTTAAAAAAATTATTAGAGAAGTAGATGAAAGACGAGATTCATTTAGTGATGACATGTCATTTCCAATAAAACCTGAAAAATTAGTTATCGATGTTCGAAATGCTTTGGGTGAAAATGATATCGTGCTATCGGATGTTGGTGCTCACAAGCTTTGGATTTCAAAAATTTACAAAACATATCAACCAAACACATGCATAATTCCAAATGGTTTTTGTTCAATGGGATTTGCGTTTCCAGGAGCAATTGCAGCAAAGATTGTTCATCCGGACAGAAATATAGTAGCAATGTGTGGGGATGCAGGATTTTTGATGAACATTCAAGAACTTGAAACGGCAGTACGTCTTAAACTTGGGATTATTACTGTAGTGTGGTGCGATCTTGATTTAGGAATGATTTCAATGAAACAAAAAAACGAGTTTGGCAAAAGTGTCTTTACGAGATTTAATAATCCCGAATTCATTACTTTGGCTCAGAGTTTTGGTGCAGTTGGGTTTGTAGTAAAAACTACTGAGGCGTTTTCAAAGACTTTGGAGGATGCAAAAAAAATCAAAGACAAACCAGTAATCATTGCAATTGATGTGGATTATTCGAGAAATAATGTGCTCTTAAATGATAGCAATTATGAAAACATAGAATCAAAAAACAAACTCTAA
- a CDS encoding 50S ribosomal protein L11 — MGEQKVSSLVTGGGASAGPPLGPALGPLGVNIMEVIQAINDKTKDFAGMKVPVTVIVDTDTKKYEIEIGIPSAAALIMKEAGIQKGSGASGAEWAGDVTMEAVIKVANTKLEKSYASSLKSVAKTIIGTCLALGVKVEGKTPKEITAEINEGKWDSKFQ; from the coding sequence ATGGGAGAACAAAAAGTATCATCACTTGTGACAGGCGGAGGAGCATCAGCAGGTCCACCATTAGGCCCAGCACTAGGCCCATTAGGTGTGAACATCATGGAAGTCATTCAAGCAATTAATGATAAAACAAAAGATTTTGCTGGAATGAAAGTTCCAGTTACAGTAATTGTTGATACTGATACAAAAAAATATGAGATTGAAATCGGCATCCCATCAGCTGCTGCATTGATCATGAAAGAAGCAGGAATCCAAAAGGGTTCAGGAGCTTCGGGTGCGGAATGGGCAGGAGATGTCACAATGGAGGCAGTAATCAAAGTAGCAAACACAAAACTTGAGAAATCCTATGCTTCATCATTAAAATCAGTTGCAAAAACAATCATTGGCACATGCCTTGCATTAGGAGTTAAAGTAGAAGGAAAGACTCCAAAAGAAATTACAGCTGAAATCAATGAAGGCAAATGGGATTCAAAATTTCAATAG
- a CDS encoding transcription elongation factor Spt5 gives MSEEVKSHLFAIRTTGGQEKVVMRLLEAKANANQINIQSVLLVDNLKGYVIIEAINPSDAYMAVEGVRHIRGQLRGELEFKDIEGYLIKKSTVSQLAVDNVVEITGGPFKGMKATITRIDVDKEEATVVLLDASYQLPVTVDANYLKLSSEA, from the coding sequence TTGTCAGAGGAAGTAAAATCACATTTGTTTGCAATCAGAACCACCGGAGGACAAGAAAAAGTGGTTATGCGATTATTAGAAGCAAAAGCTAACGCTAATCAAATTAACATTCAATCAGTACTGCTAGTAGATAATCTAAAGGGATATGTCATAATTGAAGCAATCAACCCAAGCGATGCATATATGGCAGTTGAAGGAGTAAGACACATTCGCGGTCAATTAAGAGGAGAACTAGAATTCAAAGATATCGAAGGGTATCTAATCAAGAAATCAACAGTTTCACAATTAGCAGTAGATAATGTCGTAGAAATTACAGGAGGTCCATTCAAGGGAATGAAAGCAACAATCACTAGAATTGATGTTGACAAGGAAGAGGCAACTGTAGTTTTACTAGATGCATCATACCAATTACCAGTAACAGTAGACGCAAACTACCTAAAACTTTCAAGTGAGGCTTAG
- a CDS encoding protein translocase SEC61 complex subunit gamma yields the protein MNPRQTLKNMANTMKMAKKPDKDEYQQHLRLVLMGILGVGAIGFTIQFVFSVITFGR from the coding sequence ATGAACCCTAGGCAGACTTTGAAAAACATGGCAAATACCATGAAAATGGCTAAAAAACCAGACAAAGACGAGTACCAACAGCACCTCAGATTAGTATTGATGGGAATTTTGGGCGTTGGAGCAATTGGATTTACCATACAGTTTGTCTTTTCGGTAATTACATTTGGACGGTAA
- a CDS encoding D-aminoacyl-tRNA deacylase: MELLIAYQDDPAGHNIAKSLSKEMTKDGDIFHGKYYDLVIIPTPVISADWLEKKYDYDGFIFLSKHAAESGQLALTCHSTGNFSEAKFGGNDRQVAIPHPDLQKAYLQTLKKNQSKFSDFQITIEATHHGPTALKKPSIFIEIGTTEKQWTDESLCNSVATLVHQVLTHPIKENPVAICFGGTHYPSKFTDELLDGKYALGTVIPKHALENLDEELFSHILLQNKMATAALLDWRGLGSDKQKVLDLLESTDLEVIKL; this comes from the coding sequence ATGGAACTGCTAATTGCGTATCAAGATGACCCCGCAGGTCACAATATAGCAAAATCCCTTTCAAAGGAAATGACCAAAGATGGTGATATTTTTCATGGAAAATACTATGACTTGGTAATTATTCCAACCCCTGTAATTTCAGCTGATTGGTTGGAAAAAAAATATGATTATGATGGATTTATTTTTTTGTCAAAACATGCTGCAGAGTCTGGCCAATTGGCATTGACGTGTCATAGCACTGGAAATTTTTCTGAAGCAAAGTTTGGAGGAAATGACAGACAAGTTGCAATCCCTCATCCTGATCTTCAAAAAGCATATCTTCAGACATTAAAGAAAAATCAATCAAAATTTTCAGATTTTCAAATAACTATAGAGGCAACACACCACGGCCCAACTGCATTGAAAAAGCCATCAATATTCATAGAGATAGGCACTACTGAAAAACAATGGACTGATGAATCTCTGTGCAATTCTGTTGCAACTCTGGTCCATCAGGTTCTAACACATCCAATCAAAGAAAACCCTGTGGCAATTTGTTTTGGTGGAACACACTATCCTTCAAAGTTTACAGATGAATTACTTGATGGAAAATATGCACTTGGAACAGTTATTCCAAAACATGCATTAGAAAATCTTGATGAAGAACTATTTTCTCACATTCTCTTGCAAAACAAAATGGCAACTGCCGCACTTTTGGATTGGAGAGGATTAGGATCTGACAAACAAAAAGTACTTGACTTGCTTGAATCAACAGATCTTGAGGTGATCAAACTTTGA
- a CDS encoding MGMT family protein, which translates to MNLEQKIYKKLLEVPKGKITTYGELAKAVGLKNGQRVVGKIMNKNPYPAIIPCHRVVMSTGKIGGYAYGEHIKTKMLSDEGIEIKNGKIMNLENTVYRF; encoded by the coding sequence TTGAATCTTGAACAAAAGATTTACAAAAAATTGCTCGAAGTCCCTAAAGGCAAAATCACAACATATGGTGAATTGGCAAAAGCTGTTGGATTAAAAAACGGGCAAAGAGTTGTTGGAAAAATCATGAACAAAAATCCATATCCTGCGATTATTCCTTGTCACAGAGTTGTAATGTCTACAGGCAAAATAGGTGGTTATGCATATGGGGAGCACATCAAAACAAAGATGCTCAGTGATGAAGGCATTGAGATTAAAAATGGTAAAATTATGAATTTAGAAAATACCGTTTATCGGTTCTAA
- a CDS encoding 50S ribosomal protein L19e, with the protein MVVNLNAKKRLASRVTGVGIHRIKFDTDHLDDIADAITRENIRSLITANTIKIKPFIGTSRGRAQFKKDQKNKRGTTQGSKQGRKGARVGKKEVYVAKVRSLRRLLKIAKDRKDLTNPEFWALYKKVGGNTVRNKAHLRLLMDEIREKRKD; encoded by the coding sequence GTGGTAGTAAATCTTAACGCAAAAAAAAGACTCGCATCTAGAGTCACAGGTGTGGGTATTCACAGAATTAAATTCGATACTGATCATCTAGATGATATTGCAGATGCAATTACTAGAGAAAACATTCGAAGTCTAATCACTGCAAATACAATCAAAATCAAACCATTTATTGGAACATCTAGAGGAAGAGCACAATTCAAGAAAGACCAGAAAAATAAGAGAGGCACAACTCAAGGATCAAAACAAGGTAGAAAGGGTGCAAGAGTTGGCAAAAAGGAAGTTTATGTTGCTAAAGTTCGTTCATTGAGAAGATTACTAAAGATTGCAAAAGACAGAAAAGATTTAACCAATCCAGAATTCTGGGCACTCTACAAGAAAGTTGGTGGCAATACTGTTAGAAACAAGGCACATCTCAGACTGCTAATGGATGAAATCAGAGAAAAGAGAAAAGATTAG
- a CDS encoding 50S ribosomal protein L32e produces the protein MPINKDKIAKRQEIKEHNPDFVRPESWRYVRLQTNWRKPKGIDHHQRKQKSRGRPGLVKVGYGGPKDARGLHPSGYTDNLVFNLSDLEKLDPKKDGVRFGHSVGTRKRKEIIVKAIENKFKIFNARVSASGSKS, from the coding sequence ATGCCTATCAACAAGGACAAGATTGCAAAGAGACAGGAAATAAAAGAACACAATCCAGACTTTGTAAGACCAGAAAGCTGGCGTTATGTTAGGCTACAGACTAACTGGAGAAAACCAAAAGGAATTGATCATCATCAGAGAAAGCAAAAAAGTAGAGGCCGTCCAGGACTTGTCAAAGTCGGATATGGAGGACCAAAAGATGCCAGAGGATTACACCCATCAGGATATACAGATAATTTAGTATTCAATTTATCAGACTTGGAAAAACTAGATCCAAAAAAAGACGGAGTTAGATTCGGACACAGTGTTGGGACTAGGAAAAGAAAGGAAATCATTGTAAAAGCAATTGAAAATAAATTCAAAATTTTTAATGCGAGAGTGAGTGCAAGTGGTAGTAAATCTTAA
- the pckA gene encoding phosphoenolpyruvate carboxykinase (ATP), protein MTQIVGAAVTDKFSSQLKEFGINPSKVHRNLSVEGMVRLAVERKEGIVNSTGSLSVNTGKYTGRSPDDRFIVFDDKTHDTIDWGKINHQFPTGKFKKLLEKMKSFVDNKELFVFDGFVGADPDTRLPIRVINDHVWQSMFSRNLFIRPTKEELENHEPEFTILCLNNFVAVPEVDGTRTDVFILIDLTRKIVLIGGTEYAGEMKKSMFSVMNFLLPERGIFPMHCSANIGEKGDTALFFGLSGTGKTTLSADPNRKLIGDDEHGWSDNGTFNFEGGCYAKCINLSQEAEPEIWNAIKPGAVLENVVLKDNVPDYDDNALTENTRVAYPLDFIPGAVIPSVGGNPKVIVFLTADALGVLPPVSRLTKEGAMFHFMSGYTSKLAGTERGIKEPKSVFSECFGAPFMPRPASVYAKLLGEKINQHNTVVYLVNTGWSGGPYGVGKRIKIQYSRAMVTAALSGALDIVKYRHDDLFNLDIPTEVEGVPSDILDPKNTWTDKDSYELSAKKLSQMFVENFKKFDNVSPEIIEAGPKASL, encoded by the coding sequence CTGACTCAAATAGTAGGTGCTGCAGTAACTGACAAATTTTCCTCACAGCTCAAAGAATTTGGAATAAATCCCTCCAAAGTCCACAGAAACCTCAGTGTTGAGGGGATGGTTCGTCTAGCAGTTGAAAGAAAAGAGGGCATAGTAAATTCCACAGGCTCTCTTTCAGTCAATACTGGAAAATATACGGGCAGATCCCCTGATGACCGATTCATTGTATTTGATGATAAAACCCATGACACCATTGATTGGGGCAAAATCAACCATCAATTCCCAACTGGCAAATTTAAGAAACTTTTAGAGAAAATGAAAAGCTTTGTTGATAACAAGGAACTTTTTGTTTTTGATGGTTTTGTAGGAGCAGATCCTGATACACGATTACCAATTAGGGTGATTAATGATCATGTCTGGCAAAGTATGTTCTCAAGGAATTTGTTTATCCGACCAACAAAAGAAGAACTCGAAAACCATGAACCAGAATTTACAATTTTATGTCTTAACAACTTTGTAGCAGTTCCAGAAGTTGACGGAACTAGAACAGATGTATTCATCTTAATTGATTTGACAAGAAAAATTGTTTTGATTGGAGGAACTGAATATGCCGGCGAAATGAAAAAGTCAATGTTTAGTGTAATGAATTTCCTTCTACCAGAACGTGGTATTTTTCCAATGCACTGTTCTGCAAACATTGGAGAAAAAGGAGATACTGCATTATTCTTTGGATTATCTGGTACTGGTAAGACTACGCTTTCTGCAGATCCTAATAGAAAATTAATTGGTGATGATGAACACGGTTGGTCTGATAATGGTACATTCAACTTTGAAGGTGGATGCTATGCAAAGTGTATCAATCTTAGTCAAGAAGCAGAACCTGAAATTTGGAATGCAATCAAACCTGGTGCAGTTTTAGAAAATGTAGTACTCAAAGACAATGTTCCTGATTATGATGATAACGCGTTAACTGAAAACACTCGAGTTGCATATCCTTTGGATTTCATTCCAGGTGCTGTAATTCCAAGCGTTGGAGGAAATCCTAAAGTGATTGTATTTTTGACAGCTGACGCATTAGGTGTTTTGCCACCAGTTTCTCGATTAACAAAGGAAGGTGCAATGTTCCATTTCATGTCCGGTTACACCAGTAAATTGGCAGGAACTGAACGTGGTATCAAGGAGCCTAAATCTGTATTTTCAGAGTGTTTTGGTGCCCCATTCATGCCTAGACCTGCCTCAGTTTACGCCAAATTACTTGGAGAAAAAATCAATCAGCACAATACTGTGGTTTATCTTGTAAACACTGGATGGTCAGGTGGCCCATACGGAGTTGGAAAAAGAATTAAGATCCAGTATAGTCGTGCTATGGTAACAGCTGCTCTTTCAGGGGCACTAGATATTGTAAAGTACCGTCATGATGATTTATTCAATTTAGATATTCCAACTGAAGTTGAAGGTGTCCCTTCAGACATCTTGGACCCAAAAAATACTTGGACTGACAAAGACTCGTATGAATTATCTGCAAAAAAATTATCTCAGATGTTTGTTGAGAACTTTAAGAAGTTTGATAATGTCTCACCTGAAATAATTGAAGCAGGTCCAAAAGCTTCTCTTTAG
- a CDS encoding S8 family serine peptidase → MKFLVFSAIIVISGGFVLFQSFQTENEIQTYLDKSVPYIGTEIPRMDGINGAGIKVAVIDTGVDFNHPDLFGWGPDGKVIGGYNFINEGQPPMDTNGHGTQVAGVIAADGQAKGVAPKAKILAYKVSENGEEVSSDLIIRAIEKAIEDDADIINISLGVNKTNAKIERAVNLALEKEIFVVTAAGNDGPASRTIGSPGRNHGSVTVGATYNNLTSSLVATLEVNDKPFTVIPMVGSAKLQDPITGKIIFAGYGKLQDFEDLNVKDAIVIVERGSDVKGEMLYFSIKESNAANAGAKALIVYNNSPGIFLGELIHEFTDTGYSPQIPVVSIDRTEGLEIIESIKEDNHASMHLFYNPDFVAHFSSRGPVSPFYIKPEIVAPGAYINTTQNNAGYNFTSGTSYAAPHVSGAAALLLQKNPLFHHHEIKSLLLTTVEPVSDAYGQQFSLNDAGAGRLDIGNAYGANLIIIPPNFVINVSTDNRIAEKQLELKLIEGTLDNFDVKFEGPDFIKFTYILEGNNLQIKISMTEENFGDHEGKIIIHHEDTRYTIPFLIHYTQGSVSVIQQNQKLSFEIYHPDEWNFAKISVTNSKDGKVDTTTMLPNKKATIDIYENAEYWIDVKIRTNQNTTSAYNTIKITTIPENIQRWDINIPEKQIGIIVVITVVIGIFGIIKRR, encoded by the coding sequence GTGAAATTCTTAGTTTTTTCAGCAATCATAGTGATATCAGGAGGATTTGTTTTGTTTCAGTCATTTCAAACAGAAAATGAAATTCAAACATATCTAGACAAAAGCGTACCATACATTGGAACCGAAATTCCCAGAATGGATGGAATTAATGGAGCTGGAATCAAAGTAGCAGTGATTGATACAGGTGTCGATTTTAACCATCCAGATTTGTTTGGATGGGGACCTGATGGTAAAGTCATAGGAGGATACAATTTCATAAACGAAGGTCAGCCACCTATGGATACTAACGGTCATGGCACTCAAGTTGCAGGAGTAATTGCAGCTGATGGACAAGCAAAAGGAGTTGCACCTAAAGCAAAAATTCTCGCTTACAAAGTTTCAGAAAATGGTGAAGAAGTTTCATCAGATTTGATCATCAGAGCAATTGAAAAAGCAATTGAGGATGATGCAGACATTATCAATATTAGTTTAGGAGTTAACAAAACAAATGCAAAGATTGAACGTGCAGTTAATCTTGCATTAGAAAAAGAAATTTTTGTAGTAACTGCAGCTGGAAATGACGGTCCTGCATCAAGGACAATTGGGAGTCCCGGAAGAAATCACGGCTCAGTTACAGTTGGAGCAACATACAACAATCTTACTTCAAGCTTGGTTGCAACACTAGAAGTTAATGACAAACCATTTACAGTAATTCCAATGGTCGGCTCTGCAAAATTGCAAGATCCTATTACTGGAAAAATAATTTTTGCAGGATATGGAAAACTACAAGATTTTGAAGATCTCAACGTCAAAGATGCAATAGTAATTGTTGAGAGAGGAAGTGACGTTAAAGGAGAGATGTTGTATTTTTCAATCAAAGAGAGTAATGCAGCAAATGCAGGTGCAAAAGCATTGATAGTCTATAATAACTCTCCAGGAATTTTTCTTGGAGAGTTGATTCATGAATTTACGGATACAGGTTATAGTCCGCAGATTCCAGTTGTGTCAATTGATAGAACAGAAGGGTTAGAAATCATAGAATCAATCAAAGAAGATAATCATGCGTCAATGCATTTGTTTTACAATCCAGACTTTGTAGCTCATTTTAGTTCAAGAGGTCCAGTTTCACCATTTTACATAAAGCCGGAAATTGTAGCACCTGGTGCATACATCAATACCACTCAGAACAATGCAGGGTATAATTTCACAAGTGGAACAAGTTACGCGGCGCCTCACGTCAGCGGGGCAGCAGCACTATTGCTTCAAAAAAACCCACTTTTTCACCATCATGAGATAAAATCGCTACTATTAACAACAGTTGAGCCTGTTTCTGATGCCTACGGTCAGCAATTCTCCCTAAATGATGCAGGTGCAGGAAGGCTTGATATTGGAAATGCATATGGTGCCAATCTAATCATCATACCACCAAATTTTGTAATCAATGTTTCAACAGATAATAGAATTGCAGAAAAACAACTAGAGTTAAAATTGATTGAAGGTACGCTAGATAATTTTGATGTAAAATTTGAAGGACCAGACTTTATAAAATTTACATATATTCTTGAAGGAAATAATTTACAAATCAAAATAAGTATGACTGAAGAAAACTTTGGAGATCATGAAGGAAAAATAATTATCCATCATGAGGATACTCGTTATACCATTCCATTTTTGATACACTATACACAAGGTTCAGTTTCTGTAATTCAACAAAATCAAAAACTTTCATTTGAGATTTATCATCCAGATGAATGGAATTTTGCAAAAATATCAGTTACAAATAGCAAAGACGGAAAAGTCGACACAACAACTATGCTGCCAAACAAAAAAGCAACAATAGACATCTATGAAAACGCAGAATATTGGATTGATGTCAAAATACGAACAAATCAAAACACAACAAGTGCATACAACACAATTAAGATAACTACAATTCCAGAAAATATTCAAAGATGGGACATTAATATTCCAGAAAAACAGATTGGAATTATCGTAGTAATTACAGTTGTTATAGGAATTTTCGGAATAATTAAAAGAAGATAG
- a CDS encoding superoxide dismutase, producing MGKYTLPEMPYAYDALEPHIDARTMEIHHTKHHQAYTDKLNAALEACPADIQAKDILDILSDIKSVPEAQRGAVNFNGGGYDNHRLFWNNMKANGGGEPGGSIADAINSSFGGFSDFKEKFSSTTAVIQGSGWGWLVYNPSSGKVEYKSMPNQTSPRTEGLVPLLGCDVWEHAYYLNYQNKRPDYIAAWWNVVNWDEVEDRFSKAK from the coding sequence ATGGGAAAATACACTCTTCCTGAAATGCCCTATGCATATGATGCACTAGAACCTCACATTGACGCAAGAACAATGGAGATTCATCATACAAAACATCATCAAGCATACACTGACAAACTAAATGCAGCTCTTGAAGCATGTCCTGCTGATATTCAAGCAAAAGATATACTCGACATTTTGTCTGATATTAAATCAGTACCAGAAGCTCAAAGAGGCGCAGTTAATTTCAATGGTGGTGGCTATGATAACCACAGGCTATTTTGGAACAACATGAAAGCAAACGGAGGCGGAGAACCTGGAGGATCAATTGCTGATGCAATTAATAGTTCTTTTGGAGGCTTCTCTGACTTTAAAGAGAAATTTTCATCCACTACGGCAGTAATACAAGGTAGCGGTTGGGGATGGTTAGTTTACAATCCTTCTTCAGGAAAGGTTGAATACAAATCAATGCCAAACCAAACCAGTCCAAGAACTGAAGGACTAGTACCATTATTGGGCTGTGATGTTTGGGAACATGCATACTATCTCAACTACCAAAATAAAAGACCAGACTACATCGCTGCATGGTGGAATGTAGTAAACTGGGATGAAGTAGAAGATAGATTCTCTAAAGCAAAATAA
- the pfdA gene encoding prefoldin subunit alpha translates to MSEEQAEQLMQQMQMLETYFSDLSQREATFYSILREATAAIESIQSLGKSPESETLVPIGMGTYVPTKISSNSKIILNIGAGVAVEKDFPSAINYLEARIKEIEIALQDTAVKKQDAANRLEQGKAQMNQMMQAMQQPPPSG, encoded by the coding sequence ATGAGTGAAGAACAGGCAGAACAATTAATGCAGCAAATGCAGATGCTTGAAACATATTTTTCTGATTTATCTCAAAGAGAGGCAACTTTCTATAGTATTTTGAGAGAAGCCACTGCTGCAATTGAATCCATTCAGTCACTTGGTAAAAGCCCTGAATCAGAAACTCTAGTTCCAATTGGAATGGGAACATATGTTCCAACAAAAATTTCATCAAATAGCAAAATCATTTTGAATATTGGAGCCGGAGTAGCAGTTGAAAAAGATTTTCCTTCAGCAATTAATTATCTTGAAGCCAGAATTAAAGAAATTGAGATTGCTTTGCAAGATACCGCTGTAAAAAAACAAGATGCAGCAAATAGATTAGAGCAAGGAAAAGCACAAATGAATCAAATGATGCAGGCAATGCAACAACCACCGCCATCGGGATAA